A window of the Loxodonta africana isolate mLoxAfr1 chromosome 3, mLoxAfr1.hap2, whole genome shotgun sequence genome harbors these coding sequences:
- the LOC100655847 gene encoding olfactory receptor 6P1: MRNLSGGQVEEFVLVGFPTSLPFQLFLFNLFFAIYLLTLFENALIITTIWLTPSLHRPMYFFLGHLSFLELWYINVTVPRLLGAFLTQDNRVSYVGCMTQLYFFIALAGTECVLLAVMAYDRYLAICEPLRYPSLMPPSLATGLAAASWGSGFFSSVMKLLFISRLSYYGPHIINHFFCDISPLLNLTCSDKEQAEIVDFLLALVMILLPLLAVVSSYATIIAAILRIPTTQGRKKAFSTCVSHLTVVVIYYSSTLFTYARPQAMYTFNHNKIISVFYTIIVPLLNPAIYCLRNKEVKDACKKTVLGGYHYPRDAPD, translated from the coding sequence ATGAGAAATTTGAGTGGAGGCCAGGTAGAGGAATTTGTCCTGGTGGGCTTCCCTACATCCCTGCCCTTCCAGTTGTTCCTCTTTAACCTGTTTTTTGCAATTTATCTCTTGACGTTGTTTGAGAATGCACTCATCATCACCACAATCTGGCTCACTCCCAGCCTTCACcgccccatgtacttttttcttgGCCATCTCTCATTCCTGGAGTTATGGTACATCAATGTCACTGTTCCCCGACTCCTGGGAGCTTTTCTTACCCAGGACAATAGAGTCTCTTATGTAGGCTGCATGACCCAACTCTACTTCTTTATTGCCTTGGCCGGCACTGAATGTGTCTTGTTGGcagtaatggcctatgaccgctaccTGGCCATCTGTGAACCCCTCCGTTACCCCAGTCTCATGCCTCCAAGCCTGGCCACTGGCCTTGCTGCTGCTTCTTGGGGTAGTGGTTTCTTCAGCTCCGTGATGAAGCTTCTTTTCATTTCCCGACTCTCCTACTATGGACCCCACAtcatcaatcactttttctgtgatatTTCCCCACTCCTCAACCTCACCTGCTCTGACaaggagcaagcagagatagTAGACTTCCTCCTGGCCCTAGTGATGATTCTACTCCCTCTATTGGCTGTGGTTTCATCATACGCTACCATCATTGCAGCCATCTTGAGGATTCCTACCACCCAGGGGCGCAAGAAAGCTTTCTCTACCTGTGTCTCTCATCTGACAGTGGTTGTCATCTACTACTCTTCCACTCTTTTCACCTATGCACGGCCCCAGGCCATGTACACCTTCAACCACAACAAGATCATCTCTGTGTTTTATACTATCATCGTACCCTTACTAAACCCAGCCATCTACTGCCTGAGGAACAAGGAGGTAAAGGATGCCTGCAAGAAGACAGTGCTGGGCGGATACCATTATCCTAGAGATGCCCCGGACTGA